The proteins below come from a single Dermacentor albipictus isolate Rhodes 1998 colony chromosome 7, USDA_Dalb.pri_finalv2, whole genome shotgun sequence genomic window:
- the LOC135916825 gene encoding uncharacterized protein isoform X1, translating into MRTIRRRQGRRSAHAWNSRACTREQDNGTMNRTSKNEVQRFPKHLSQSNDRRVSFAEESVATSTDETTRSNSQPFPVSLAAVPGGLPRSSSTAPRTSTGGGFSQRTQSCGHVFAPMDPSMTALLGLRLTPGSLACEPAMTPSAYSPPGSPYWVPPPFGSSWSDAFEQPSSETRLFKEAPPADDRDSSAFLWLRNIGVGMMLAAMLTVALALVLTMDMQDSDIRPWPSSPLAGGIESIGSSRVAVPLGPRNVPLEGRTSQARDVTRHHRRAVRVERRDRALAVQQPRLPQPDADNRTQLSQRCRSHFHSYCHRGRDEVYYSASLRASTEADSVHVCNHGANRFTSLESCLASCVNVGTGRPQRHCYEYALFSTCSWQDVPETWWFFDGSLCSQWNFPRGECPLQDGRVFRTRRECDAACVHRERGDSDERRRCDAPDAGTCTPHQVQHPYFADMRAGGPARCVVASSGELVTLRCLVGSNRFDSMASCERACLEL; encoded by the exons ATGCGGACGATAAGACGacgacaaggaagaagaagcgcgCATGCTTGGAATTCACGCGCTTGCACACGGGAACAGGACAACGGAACCATGAACCGCACCTCGAAGAACGAAGTTCAACGGTTCCCGAAGCATCTTTCTCAGTCGAACGACCGACGAGTTTCCTTCGCCGAAGAGAGCGTCGCGACCAGCACCGACGAAACCACCCGAAGCAACTCGCAGCCGTTCCCAGTGAGCCTGGCAGCCGTTCCCGGTGGCCTACCGCGGTCCTCGTCGACTGCCCCCCGCACCTCGACTGGAGGCGGTTTCAGCCAGCGCACACAGAGCTGCGGGCACGTGTTCGCGCCTATGGATCCCTCGATGACCGCTCTGCTCGGTCTTCGGCTGACTCCGGGTTCGCTCGCTTGTGAACCAGCGATGACACCCAGCGCCTACTCACCGCCAGGAAG TCCTTACTGGGTACCCCCGCCATTCGGAAGCAGCTGGTCGGACGCCTTCGAGCAGCCTTCCTCAGAGACACGATTGTTCAAAGAAGCGCCACCTGCAGATGACCGCGACAGTTCGGCGTTCCTCTGGCTGCGCAACATCGGCGTCGGCATGATGCTGGCTGCGATGCTGACCGTCGCGCTGGCGCTGGTGCTGACCATGGACATGCAGGACTCGGACATCAGGCCGTGGCCTAGCTCGCCACTAGCGGGCGGGATAGAAAGTATCGGCTCAAGCAGGGTCGCAGTCCCACTGGGGCCGAGGAATGTGCCGCTAGAAGGAAGAACATCACAGGCGCGCGACGTGACCAGGCATCACCGACGCGCGGTTAGAGTCGAGCGCCGCGACAGGGCATTGGCAGTGCAGCAACCCCGCCTACCGCAGCCTGATGCCGATAACCGTACG CAGCTGTCGCAACGGTGCCGGAGCCACTTCCACAGCTACTGCCACCGCGGCCGCGACGAGGTCTACTACAGCGCCTCcttgcgcgcctcgacggaggcCGACAGCGTGCACGTCTGCAACCACGGCGCCAACAGGTTCACCAGCCTCGAGAGCTGCCTCGCCAGCTGCGTGAACGTCGGCACTGGGAGGCCGCAGCGGCACTGCTACGAGTACGCCCTCTTCAGCACATGCTCGTG GCAGGACGTACCGGAAACATGGTGGTTCTTCGACGGCTCCCTCTGCAGCCAGTGGAACTTCCCCCGGGGCGAGTGTCCGCTTCAAGATGGACGCGTGTTCCGCACGCGCCGGGAGTGCGACGCGGCGTGCGTGCATCGTGAGCGaggcgacagcgacgagcgacgccGCTGCGACGCTCCCGACGCCGGCACCTGCACGCCGCACCAGGTGCAGCACCCGTACTTCGCCGACATGCGCGCTGGCGGCCCGGCTCGCTGCGTCGTCGCGTCGAGCGGCGAACTCGTCACGCTCCGCTGCCTCGTCGGCTCGAACCGATTCGACTCGATGGCGAGCTGCGAACGCGCTTGCCTCGAGTTATGA
- the LOC135916825 gene encoding uncharacterized protein isoform X2 produces the protein MRTIRRRQGRRSAHAWNSRACTREQDNGTMNRTSKNEVQRFPKHLSQSNDRRVSFAEESVATSTDETTRSNSQPFPVSLAAVPGGLPRSSSTAPRTSTGGGFSQRTQSCGHVFAPMDPSMTALLGLRLTPGSLACEPAMTPSAYSPPGSPYWVPPPFGSSWSDAFEQPSSETRLFKEAPPADDRDSSAFLWLRNIGVGMMLAAMLTVALALVLTMDMQDSDIRPWPSSPLAGGIESIGSSRVAVPLGPRNVPLEGRTSQARDVTRHHRRAVRVERRDRALAVQQPRLPQPDADNRTLSQRCRSHFHSYCHRGRDEVYYSASLRASTEADSVHVCNHGANRFTSLESCLASCVNVGTGRPQRHCYEYALFSTCSWQDVPETWWFFDGSLCSQWNFPRGECPLQDGRVFRTRRECDAACVHRERGDSDERRRCDAPDAGTCTPHQVQHPYFADMRAGGPARCVVASSGELVTLRCLVGSNRFDSMASCERACLEL, from the exons ATGCGGACGATAAGACGacgacaaggaagaagaagcgcgCATGCTTGGAATTCACGCGCTTGCACACGGGAACAGGACAACGGAACCATGAACCGCACCTCGAAGAACGAAGTTCAACGGTTCCCGAAGCATCTTTCTCAGTCGAACGACCGACGAGTTTCCTTCGCCGAAGAGAGCGTCGCGACCAGCACCGACGAAACCACCCGAAGCAACTCGCAGCCGTTCCCAGTGAGCCTGGCAGCCGTTCCCGGTGGCCTACCGCGGTCCTCGTCGACTGCCCCCCGCACCTCGACTGGAGGCGGTTTCAGCCAGCGCACACAGAGCTGCGGGCACGTGTTCGCGCCTATGGATCCCTCGATGACCGCTCTGCTCGGTCTTCGGCTGACTCCGGGTTCGCTCGCTTGTGAACCAGCGATGACACCCAGCGCCTACTCACCGCCAGGAAG TCCTTACTGGGTACCCCCGCCATTCGGAAGCAGCTGGTCGGACGCCTTCGAGCAGCCTTCCTCAGAGACACGATTGTTCAAAGAAGCGCCACCTGCAGATGACCGCGACAGTTCGGCGTTCCTCTGGCTGCGCAACATCGGCGTCGGCATGATGCTGGCTGCGATGCTGACCGTCGCGCTGGCGCTGGTGCTGACCATGGACATGCAGGACTCGGACATCAGGCCGTGGCCTAGCTCGCCACTAGCGGGCGGGATAGAAAGTATCGGCTCAAGCAGGGTCGCAGTCCCACTGGGGCCGAGGAATGTGCCGCTAGAAGGAAGAACATCACAGGCGCGCGACGTGACCAGGCATCACCGACGCGCGGTTAGAGTCGAGCGCCGCGACAGGGCATTGGCAGTGCAGCAACCCCGCCTACCGCAGCCTGATGCCGATAACCGTACG CTGTCGCAACGGTGCCGGAGCCACTTCCACAGCTACTGCCACCGCGGCCGCGACGAGGTCTACTACAGCGCCTCcttgcgcgcctcgacggaggcCGACAGCGTGCACGTCTGCAACCACGGCGCCAACAGGTTCACCAGCCTCGAGAGCTGCCTCGCCAGCTGCGTGAACGTCGGCACTGGGAGGCCGCAGCGGCACTGCTACGAGTACGCCCTCTTCAGCACATGCTCGTG GCAGGACGTACCGGAAACATGGTGGTTCTTCGACGGCTCCCTCTGCAGCCAGTGGAACTTCCCCCGGGGCGAGTGTCCGCTTCAAGATGGACGCGTGTTCCGCACGCGCCGGGAGTGCGACGCGGCGTGCGTGCATCGTGAGCGaggcgacagcgacgagcgacgccGCTGCGACGCTCCCGACGCCGGCACCTGCACGCCGCACCAGGTGCAGCACCCGTACTTCGCCGACATGCGCGCTGGCGGCCCGGCTCGCTGCGTCGTCGCGTCGAGCGGCGAACTCGTCACGCTCCGCTGCCTCGTCGGCTCGAACCGATTCGACTCGATGGCGAGCTGCGAACGCGCTTGCCTCGAGTTATGA